The sequence ATTGCCGGATCTGAGGCGGGAGCCGCGACCGCCGCAGACAAAAGCGCCCCTGGAGCGACTTCAGGTTAAGATGCGGCATTCCAAGAGGACGTCCGGCAGGCACACCGAGGTGGCACGGGCTTCCAGCCCGTGTCTTGGGTCATGGATGCAACCCAAGAAACACGGGCTGGAAGCCCGTGCCACCTCGGAGTCTGTCCCCGCCATCTTCCTTTCGATACGGCATTTCAACCTTGAATTGCCCTGATCGCCGGACAAGACGGGCGGGAGCCGGAGCCTGGGCGGGGGGATAGGCAAGAGGTTTCCTCCCTCGCTGGTATTCCCGCCAATGAGGCAGGCTGTCGGGAACGTCCGCTAATGAAGTAGACGTCTTCTGCCGCAGCACAGGTCTCCGGTTGGCCCTCCATGCCCGAGCCCCAGACGTGAAGAAGGAGGGAAGCGGGCACCCTCGGCATCCCGGAGGGATGCGGGATATTAGCCGGTGGTTGAGCGTCAGCGCCACCACCGGGCAACAGACCATGCTCTCCTCTTGAAGAACCCCGGCAGGGGTTCAGGACGCGACGGCTCCTGTTGGCCCCGGAGTCCCGCACCCCTACCGGGGTGCCAGAAAGGGGAGGGGGGGCCGTTTCCGGTGGTATCGCTGACGCTCAACCACCGGCTAATGTCCCCCACCCCTCCGGGGTGAAAAGGGACAGGAAGACATGGTCCATTTCGCTCCAACAAGGGCGATGCCGGGGGCGAGTTCCCCCCAAGGCGAGAGACACTGCCGTTCCCCAGCCTGGCATGCCTCCCCTGCTTCCCATTCCCCCGAAAACAGAAAGGGCCCGGAACCGTTCGGTTCCGGGCCCTTGACGATCAGGTCAGGGGGCCGCCGCGATCAGGAGAGCGCGGGGGCCAGCACGCCGAGGGTGTTCGCCACCAGCTTGTTGCACAGCGTGTCCGTGGCGTTCTCGCTGTACCGCTGGAACTCCACGTGGCCGTCCATGAACAGGATGTTCGAGCCGCCGGGGATGTGGTTGTAGGCCGCGGGATCAATGGCCACGAAGTCGAACATGATCGGCACGGTGCTCTGCGCCTGGGCACTGGCACCGGGGTTGTTGATGTCCGTTATCAGGAAACGCTCGATGCCGTCACGGAGACGGTAGATTGTCTCGCCGCCGCCGTTGCCAAGGCCCCGACCGGCGTGGATGCCGCTCATTTTCACATCACCGTCAACGTACTTTGCAAGCCCGGCCGGATTGTTCAAATTCGCAATCAAACCGCCCGTCGTAAGCGACTCAAGCAAGGCGATGATCTGCGGAAGACCGCCGGTGGCCATGTCGGAGGGGATCACTTCAGAGGTGGTGCCATTGTCGAAGGTATCCATGAGCTGGGCGACGGTGGAAAGGTCGGCACCGGGGACTGTGTAACCAAACTGGTCAAAGACCCAGCCCACATAGCCGTAGCTGGAGTCCACAAGGCTGGCGCAGTGCTGGGGAGTGGTGGGGCTAATGTAATCGAGACAGGGCTGACCGTCCGGGCCGACAATCCCTTCCTGCGCATCGCCCAGACCGGGATCAGACGGGCAGAACAGCAGGTTGCCGTCCGTCAGGTACTCGGGATACAGCGAGAAAAGGTTCGGGCCGAGGTCGAAGACCAGCGTTTGGCCCCCGCTTTCATTGCGAAAATACCCAAGCTGGAGGGTCGGATATGCGCCTTTGGCCTCGTTGCTGTACATCTTCATGACGAGGCCCCACTGCTTGAGATTGTTCTGGCAGGAGGCGCGGCGGGCGGCCTCGCGGGCGCGGGCCAGGGCGGGCAGCAGGATGGCTGCCAGGATGCCGATGATCGCGATCACGACCAGCAGCTCGATGAGGGTAAAACCACGTTTGCGCATTTCATTTTCTCCTTGTTTCAGGGTGCAACGTTAACCTAGGAACTCCTTACCAACGGCATCACCGGCGCATTGGTAGAACCAATCTTACACCATTTCCCCCCGGATGTCAACCCCCCGTACGGGAAATTTTTCCCGGCCGCGCCAGCCCTTCCGACAGAGTAGACGCGGCATCCTGCCGCGT comes from Candidatus Hydrogenedentota bacterium and encodes:
- a CDS encoding DUF1559 domain-containing protein, which codes for MRKRGFTLIELLVVIAIIGILAAILLPALARAREAARRASCQNNLKQWGLVMKMYSNEAKGAYPTLQLGYFRNESGGQTLVFDLGPNLFSLYPEYLTDGNLLFCPSDPGLGDAQEGIVGPDGQPCLDYISPTTPQHCASLVDSSYGYVGWVFDQFGYTVPGADLSTVAQLMDTFDNGTTSEVIPSDMATGGLPQIIALLESLTTGGLIANLNNPAGLAKYVDGDVKMSGIHAGRGLGNGGGETIYRLRDGIERFLITDINNPGASAQAQSTVPIMFDFVAIDPAAYNHIPGGSNILFMDGHVEFQRYSENATDTLCNKLVANTLGVLAPALS